One segment of Streptomyces sp. TG1A-8 DNA contains the following:
- a CDS encoding iron-containing alcohol dehydrogenase family protein: MPVLTRLIPSPVVVDIRPGALDDLAYVLADERISQSGRLAIAVSGGSGARLRERIAPSLPGATWYEVGGGTIDDAVRLAGEIKAGHYDAVVGLGGGKIIDCAKFAAARVGLPLVAVATNLAHDGLCSPVATLDNDAGRGSYGVPNPIAVVIDLNVIREAPVRFVRSGIGDAISNISAVADWELAHRVNGEKIDGLAAAMARQAGEAVLRHPGGVGDDGFLQVLAEALVLTGIAMSVSGDSRPSSGACHEINHAFDLLFPRRAAAHGEQCGLGAAFAMYLRGAHEESAYMAAVLRRHGLPVLPEEIGFTVDEFVRAVEFAPETRPGRYTILEHLDLKTNQIKDTYADYVKAIGS; encoded by the coding sequence GTGCCAGTACTGACCCGGCTCATCCCCTCGCCGGTCGTCGTGGACATCCGCCCGGGTGCCCTGGACGACCTGGCGTACGTCCTCGCCGACGAACGCATCTCGCAGTCGGGCCGGCTCGCCATCGCCGTCAGCGGCGGCTCGGGCGCCCGGCTGCGCGAGCGGATCGCCCCCTCCCTGCCCGGCGCCACCTGGTACGAGGTCGGCGGCGGCACCATCGACGACGCGGTCCGGCTGGCGGGCGAGATAAAGGCCGGCCACTACGACGCGGTCGTCGGCCTGGGCGGCGGGAAGATCATCGACTGCGCCAAGTTCGCGGCGGCCCGCGTCGGCCTGCCGCTGGTCGCCGTGGCCACCAACCTGGCGCACGACGGCCTGTGCTCCCCGGTCGCCACCCTCGACAACGACGCGGGCCGCGGCTCCTACGGCGTGCCGAACCCGATCGCGGTGGTCATCGACCTCAACGTGATCCGGGAGGCTCCCGTCCGGTTCGTGCGCTCCGGCATCGGCGACGCCATCTCCAACATCTCCGCGGTCGCGGACTGGGAGCTGGCGCACCGCGTCAACGGGGAGAAGATCGACGGCCTCGCCGCCGCCATGGCCCGGCAGGCCGGCGAGGCGGTGCTGCGCCACCCCGGCGGAGTGGGCGACGACGGCTTCCTGCAGGTGCTCGCCGAGGCCCTGGTGCTCACCGGCATCGCCATGTCCGTGTCGGGCGACTCCCGCCCGTCCTCCGGGGCCTGCCACGAGATCAACCACGCCTTCGACCTGCTCTTCCCCCGGCGGGCCGCCGCCCACGGAGAGCAGTGCGGCCTGGGCGCCGCCTTCGCGATGTACCTGCGCGGAGCGCACGAGGAGTCGGCGTACATGGCCGCGGTACTGCGCCGGCACGGGCTCCCGGTCCTGCCGGAGGAGATCGGCTTCACCGTGGACGAGTTCGTCCGCGCCGTGGAGTTCGCCCCGGAGACCAGGCCCGGGCGCTACACCATCCTCGAACACCTCGACCTCAAGACGAACCAGATCAAGGACACCTACGCCGACTATGTCAAGGCCATCGGTAGCTGA
- a CDS encoding phosphocholine cytidylyltransferase family protein: MIGLVLAAGAGRRLRPYTDSLPKALVPVGPAGIEGEPTVLDLTLGNFAEIGLTEVAVVVGYRKEAVYERKAALERKYGLKLTLIDNDRAEEWNNAYSLWCGRDALGDGVILANGDTVHPVSVEKTLLAARGGDRRIILALDTVKSLADEEMKVVADPDRGMTRITKLMDPAEATGEYIGVTLIEGDAAPELADALKTVWQSDPQQFYEHGYQELVDRGFRIDVAPIGDVEWVEIDNHDDLARGREIACQY, translated from the coding sequence ATGATCGGCCTCGTGCTGGCGGCCGGCGCCGGACGGCGTCTGCGTCCCTACACCGACAGCCTCCCCAAGGCTCTGGTGCCGGTGGGCCCCGCGGGCATAGAGGGCGAACCCACGGTCCTGGACCTGACGCTCGGCAACTTCGCCGAGATCGGCCTGACCGAGGTCGCGGTCGTCGTCGGCTACCGCAAGGAGGCCGTCTACGAGCGCAAGGCGGCCCTGGAGCGGAAGTACGGCCTCAAGCTCACCCTCATCGACAACGACAGGGCCGAGGAGTGGAACAACGCCTACTCGCTGTGGTGCGGCCGTGACGCCCTCGGGGACGGCGTGATCCTCGCCAACGGCGACACCGTCCATCCGGTCTCCGTCGAGAAGACGCTGCTGGCGGCCCGCGGCGGAGACAGGAGGATCATCCTCGCCCTCGACACCGTCAAGTCCCTCGCGGACGAGGAGATGAAGGTCGTCGCCGACCCCGACAGGGGCATGACGAGGATCACCAAGCTGATGGACCCCGCCGAGGCCACCGGCGAGTACATCGGCGTCACCCTCATCGAGGGCGACGCCGCGCCCGAGCTGGCCGACGCGCTGAAGACGGTCTGGCAGAGCGATCCGCAGCAGTTCTACGAGCACGGCTACCAGGAGCTGGTCGACCGGGGCTTCAGGATCGACGTGGCACCGATCGGCGACGTCGAGTGGGTCGAGATCGACAACCACGACGACCTCGCCCGCGGACGGGAGATCGCGTGCCAGTACTGA
- a CDS encoding DUF5941 domain-containing protein: protein MSTAIVTGQPVPGSSLENDLRSLGFDVRVAADASGVQALLAAVPAGRRVALVDARFVGHVHALRLGLTDPRFPLAAVPGAVTAQPAARRALARALVHETSAGGGTAVAVDSLADRVVTALDTDGEVYRPELGRLVAAVPADPQARNEARQAVAAVDDEAVRLKSAVKARDGFFTTFFISPYSRYLARWCARRGLTPNQVTTASLLTALIAAGCAATGTRGGFIAAGVLLIASFVLDCTDGQLARYALKYSTLGAWLDATFDRAKEYAYYAGLALGAARGGDDVWALALGAMVLQTCRHVVDFSFNEANHDATANTSPTAALSGRLDSVGWTVWVRRMIVLPIGERWAMIAVLTAATTPRITFWVLLAGCAFAAAYTTAGRVLRSVTRRARRTDRAAQALADLADSGPLAEVLGRPAERGLPGFAVPAAALLGAAAVVACSALTGFGGLLPVAGALVHVLTSALAVARPLKGALDWLVPPVFRAAEYGTVLVLAARADASGALPAAFGLVAAVAYHHYDTVYRIRGNAGAPPARLVRAIAGHEGRTLLVTVLAAVLTATRFEVALAVLAVVVALVVLVESIRFWVSAHQDGAPAVHDEGEPA from the coding sequence TTGTCGACCGCCATCGTCACCGGTCAGCCGGTCCCCGGATCGTCACTCGAGAACGATCTGCGGTCGCTCGGCTTCGACGTGCGGGTGGCCGCCGACGCCTCCGGGGTCCAGGCCCTGCTCGCGGCCGTCCCCGCCGGCCGGCGCGTGGCCCTGGTCGACGCCCGCTTCGTGGGTCACGTGCACGCGCTGCGCCTCGGCCTGACCGACCCGCGCTTCCCGCTCGCCGCGGTCCCCGGCGCCGTCACCGCCCAGCCGGCCGCCCGGCGGGCGCTGGCCCGGGCGCTGGTCCACGAGACCTCCGCCGGCGGCGGCACGGCGGTGGCCGTCGACAGCCTGGCCGACCGGGTCGTCACCGCCCTCGACACCGACGGCGAGGTGTACCGCCCCGAACTGGGCAGGCTGGTCGCCGCCGTCCCCGCCGACCCGCAGGCCCGCAACGAGGCCCGCCAGGCCGTCGCCGCCGTCGACGACGAGGCCGTCCGCCTGAAGTCGGCCGTGAAGGCCCGCGACGGCTTCTTCACCACCTTCTTCATCAGCCCCTACTCGCGCTACCTCGCCCGCTGGTGCGCCCGCCGCGGCCTGACCCCCAACCAGGTCACCACCGCCTCCCTGCTCACCGCCCTGATCGCGGCCGGCTGCGCGGCGACGGGCACCCGGGGCGGCTTCATCGCGGCCGGCGTGCTGCTGATCGCCTCCTTCGTGCTGGACTGCACCGACGGCCAGCTCGCCCGCTACGCGCTGAAGTACTCCACGCTCGGCGCCTGGCTCGACGCCACCTTCGACCGGGCCAAGGAGTACGCCTACTACGCCGGTCTGGCCCTCGGCGCGGCCCGCGGCGGCGACGACGTGTGGGCCCTCGCCCTCGGCGCGATGGTCCTGCAGACCTGCCGGCACGTCGTGGACTTCTCCTTCAACGAGGCCAACCACGACGCCACCGCCAACACCAGCCCCACCGCGGCCCTGTCCGGCAGGCTCGACAGCGTCGGCTGGACGGTCTGGGTGCGCCGGATGATCGTCCTGCCCATCGGGGAGCGCTGGGCCATGATCGCCGTCCTCACGGCGGCCACCACCCCCCGCATCACCTTCTGGGTGCTGCTCGCCGGCTGCGCCTTCGCCGCCGCCTACACCACCGCCGGCCGCGTGCTGCGCTCGGTGACCCGCAGGGCCCGGCGCACCGACCGGGCCGCGCAGGCGCTCGCCGACCTCGCCGACTCCGGCCCGCTCGCCGAGGTGCTCGGGCGCCCGGCCGAGCGGGGCCTGCCCGGGTTCGCCGTCCCCGCCGCCGCCCTCCTCGGCGCCGCCGCCGTGGTGGCCTGCTCGGCCCTGACCGGCTTCGGCGGCCTCCTGCCGGTCGCCGGCGCCCTCGTCCACGTCCTCACCTCGGCCCTCGCCGTCGCCCGCCCCCTCAAGGGCGCCCTCGACTGGCTGGTCCCCCCGGTCTTCCGCGCCGCCGAGTACGGCACCGTCCTGGTGCTGGCGGCCAGGGCGGACGCGAGCGGAGCCCTTCCCGCGGCTTTCGGGCTGGTGGCCGCGGTCGCCTACCATCACTACGACACGGTGTACCGCATCCGCGGCAACGCCGGGGCGCCCCCGGCCCGGCTGGTGCGCGCCATCGCAGGGCACGAGGGGCGCACGCTGCTCGTGACCGTCCTGGCCGCGGTGCTCACCGCCACGCGGTTCGAAGTCGCGCTCGCGGTCCTCGCCGTGGTTGTCGCCCTGGTGGTGCTCGTCGAGAGCATCCGCTTCTGGGTGAGCGCCCACCAGGACGGCGCGCCCGCCGTACACGATGAAGGAGAACCCGCATGA
- the galE gene encoding UDP-glucose 4-epimerase GalE — MTWLITGGAGYIGAHVARAMAGAGESVVALDDLSAAVPERLPAEVPLVAGSTLDGDLLERVFAQYGVTGVVHLAARKQVAESVARPTRYYRENVGGLATLLDAVAGAGIRRLLFSSSAAVYGNPDVDLITEDTPCAPVNPYGETKLAGEWLVRAAGRAHGISTVCLRYFNVAGAAAPELADTGVFNIVPMVFDRLTRDEAPRIFGADYPTPDGTCVRDYIHVADLAEAHLAAARRLSGGDLAEDLTLNIGRGEGVSVRELITVIGEVTGDRRPPVVEGRRPGDAPRAVASAERAAEVLGWRARRGVREMVESAWLGWRTHHRK, encoded by the coding sequence ATGACGTGGCTGATCACCGGCGGTGCCGGATACATCGGGGCGCACGTGGCACGGGCCATGGCCGGCGCCGGGGAGAGCGTCGTGGCGCTGGACGACCTGTCGGCCGCGGTGCCCGAGCGGCTTCCGGCCGAGGTCCCGCTGGTCGCGGGCTCGACGCTGGACGGGGACCTGCTCGAGCGGGTGTTCGCGCAGTACGGCGTGACCGGCGTCGTCCACCTCGCGGCGCGCAAGCAGGTCGCCGAGTCCGTGGCCCGGCCCACCCGCTACTACCGGGAGAACGTGGGCGGCCTGGCCACGCTCCTGGACGCGGTCGCCGGGGCGGGGATCCGGCGGCTGCTGTTCTCGTCGTCGGCGGCCGTGTACGGCAACCCGGACGTGGACCTGATCACCGAGGACACCCCGTGCGCCCCGGTGAACCCGTACGGCGAGACCAAGCTGGCCGGGGAGTGGCTGGTGCGGGCGGCGGGCCGGGCGCACGGGATCTCGACGGTGTGCCTGCGCTACTTCAACGTGGCCGGGGCCGCCGCGCCGGAGCTCGCGGACACCGGGGTGTTCAACATCGTGCCGATGGTCTTCGACCGGCTCACCCGCGACGAGGCACCGCGGATCTTCGGTGCCGACTACCCGACGCCGGACGGCACCTGCGTCCGGGACTACATCCACGTGGCCGACCTCGCCGAGGCGCACCTCGCGGCGGCGCGGCGGCTGTCCGGCGGGGACCTCGCGGAGGACCTGACGCTGAACATCGGCCGCGGCGAGGGCGTCTCCGTGCGCGAACTGATCACGGTCATCGGCGAGGTCACCGGCGACCGGCGGCCGCCCGTCGTCGAGGGGCGCCGGCCCGGGGACGCGCCGCGCGCGGTCGCCTCGGCCGAACGGGCCGCCGAGGTGCTGGGCTGGCGGGCCCGGCGCGGGGTGCGCGAGATGGTCGAGTCGGCGTGGCTCGGCTGGCGGACGCACCACCGCAAGTGA
- a CDS encoding cation diffusion facilitator family transporter, with translation MGAGHDHGHGHTHAPPAGTAAAAYRGRLRIALGITLLVMVVEIAGGLVADSLALIADAAHMATDAVGLGMSLFAIHFAARPPSTRRTFGYARAEILAALANCLLLLGVGGYVLYEAIERFVTPADTAGGAMAVFGLVGLVANTVSLALLMHGRKESLNVRGAFLEVAADALGSVAVLVSAAVILATGWRAADPVASLVIGVMIVPRTLKLLRETLDVLLEAAPEGVDMAEVRAHVLALEGVEDVHDLHAWTITSGMPVLSAHVVVSSEVLNAIGHEKMLHELQGCLGDHFDVEHCTFQLEPGGHAEHEARLCH, from the coding sequence ATGGGGGCAGGGCACGACCACGGCCACGGGCACACCCACGCACCGCCCGCGGGCACGGCGGCGGCCGCCTACCGCGGCCGGCTGCGGATCGCGCTGGGCATCACGCTGCTGGTCATGGTGGTCGAGATCGCCGGCGGTCTCGTCGCCGACTCCCTCGCGCTGATCGCGGACGCGGCCCACATGGCGACCGACGCGGTGGGCCTGGGCATGTCGCTGTTCGCCATCCACTTCGCCGCCCGCCCGCCGAGCACCCGGCGCACCTTCGGCTACGCCCGCGCCGAGATCCTCGCCGCCCTGGCCAACTGCCTGCTGCTGCTCGGCGTCGGCGGTTACGTGCTCTACGAGGCGATCGAGCGGTTCGTCACGCCCGCGGACACCGCGGGCGGCGCGATGGCCGTGTTCGGCCTGGTCGGCCTGGTCGCGAACACCGTCTCGCTGGCCCTGCTGATGCACGGGCGCAAGGAGAGCCTGAACGTGCGCGGCGCCTTCCTGGAGGTGGCCGCGGACGCGCTGGGCTCGGTGGCGGTGCTGGTCTCCGCGGCCGTGATCCTGGCCACGGGCTGGCGGGCCGCCGACCCGGTCGCCTCGCTGGTCATCGGGGTGATGATCGTGCCGAGGACGCTGAAGCTGCTGCGGGAGACGCTGGACGTGCTGCTGGAGGCGGCCCCGGAGGGCGTCGACATGGCGGAGGTGCGGGCGCACGTCCTCGCGCTGGAGGGCGTGGAGGACGTCCACGACCTGCACGCGTGGACCATCACCTCCGGTATGCCGGTGCTGTCCGCGCACGTCGTGGTCAGCTCGGAGGTACTGAACGCCATCGGCCACGAGAAGATGCTGCACGAGCTGCAGGGCTGCCTCGGCGACCACTTCGACGTGGAGCACTGCACCTTCCAGCTGGAGCCCGGCGGGCACGCGGAGCACGAGGCGCGGCTGTGCCACTGA
- the idi gene encoding isopentenyl-diphosphate Delta-isomerase, with the protein MPITPDTATHSSSNGTAEAILLELVDEKGATVGTAEKLAAHQAPGQLHRAFSVFLFDERGRLLLQRRALGKYHSPGVWSNTCCGHPYPGEAPFAAAARRTHEELGVSPSLLGEAGTVRYNHPDPASGLVEQEYNHLFVGLVQAALAPDPEEVASTAFVTAAELAERHARDPFSAWFMTVLDAARPAIRELTGPSAGW; encoded by the coding sequence ATGCCGATCACACCTGACACCGCGACGCACAGTTCGTCGAACGGCACCGCAGAAGCGATCTTGCTGGAACTGGTCGACGAGAAGGGTGCGACGGTCGGCACCGCGGAGAAGCTGGCGGCCCACCAGGCGCCGGGACAGCTGCACCGGGCGTTCTCCGTGTTCCTCTTCGACGAACGGGGCCGGCTGCTGCTCCAGCGGCGCGCGCTCGGCAAGTACCACTCCCCCGGTGTGTGGTCCAACACCTGCTGCGGCCACCCCTACCCCGGCGAGGCGCCCTTCGCGGCGGCGGCCCGGCGGACGCACGAGGAGCTGGGCGTCTCGCCCTCGCTGCTGGGCGAGGCGGGCACGGTCCGCTACAACCACCCGGACCCGGCCTCGGGCCTGGTCGAGCAGGAGTACAACCACCTGTTCGTCGGCCTGGTCCAGGCGGCGCTCGCGCCGGACCCGGAGGAGGTCGCCTCGACCGCGTTCGTGACGGCGGCCGAGCTGGCGGAGCGGCACGCCCGGGACCCGTTCTCGGCGTGGTTCATGACCGTGCTGGACGCGGCGCGTCCGGCGATCAGGGAGCTGACGGGCCCGTCCGCGGGCTGGTAG
- a CDS encoding ATP-binding protein, which produces MVTIEREDGDRTRDDHGCGDGARPSRGAGRPPDPLPYEGVWRFTAAAVDASVPQARHAVRDLLLRQGAPLCDDLVHGLLLIVSELVTNVVRHAALLSPVLAVEVAVGAEWVRVSVEDDHPYRPTALEADHGRTGGRGLLLVREVAREAGGVIDVEHTASGGKVIWAALPLEPAAVS; this is translated from the coding sequence GTGGTGACAATCGAGCGCGAGGACGGCGACCGGACGAGGGACGACCACGGGTGCGGGGACGGTGCGCGCCCGTCGCGGGGCGCCGGACGCCCGCCCGATCCACTGCCGTACGAGGGCGTCTGGCGGTTCACCGCGGCCGCCGTGGACGCGTCGGTCCCGCAGGCGCGGCACGCCGTACGGGACCTGCTGCTGCGCCAGGGCGCACCGCTCTGCGACGACCTGGTGCACGGACTGCTGCTGATCGTGTCCGAGCTGGTCACGAACGTGGTCAGGCACGCCGCGCTGCTGTCGCCGGTGCTCGCGGTGGAGGTGGCCGTCGGCGCCGAGTGGGTACGGGTGTCGGTGGAGGACGACCACCCCTACCGCCCGACCGCCCTGGAGGCCGACCACGGCCGGACCGGCGGCCGGGGGCTGCTCCTGGTGCGGGAGGTGGCCCGGGAGGCCGGCGGAGTGATCGACGTGGAGCACACGGCGAGCGGTGGCAAGGTGATCTGGGCCGCCCTGCCGCTCGAACCCGCGGCCGTTTCGTAG